The genomic stretch AGCTTCACTAATATCGGCGATTCAGCCAGTTTCAGTGTTGAAACCATAGAATAGAAAAAGCCACCGCAAGTCGGTGGCTTTTTATTTCTATTTTGTCCCGTCCCAAATAAGACTGACACCTTCCAACGCTTACCGCTGTCTTACAGCAAATCAGTTGGCAGAAGTGAATACACGACGCCATCTTTTGGTTTGCCATGGAAAATAAATCGATTTCTGGCGATGGCTTCTTTTTTGGCTCCAACGGATTCGATCAAAGCTTGGCTGGCGTTGTTATCAGGATCACAAACGATTTCAATACGCGTTAAGCTCAGTTTCGCAAAACAAAATTCTGCCAACGCTTTAATCGCCTCTTGAGCGTAGCCTTGTCTTTGGTAACGGTCTGCCACCCAATAACCAATACTCGCCATATTAAACGTATGGTAAAGCTCATTCACGGCTGCCATTCCTAGCAAGGTATTGCTATCTCTATCATAAATACCGAAACCAAATGCTTCCGTTTTGACCCAATTTAAACGTGTTGCTAGTAGAAAGTCTTGGGCATCTTTTAGCGAGACTTCTGCGTCACACCAATCAAGCCAAGTATGCAAAGAGGGGGATTGGGAGAGCAATCGTTGTAGCGAGTGAGCGTCATCTGCTGGGATAAGACGAAGGGCTAGGCGAGGGGTGATGATTTCAAAATCTGGGCTCATGAACAAATACGACTTCCATTGCTGATTTTAGAGATATGACCTTTCGTTCCTTAGGTCGTTGTAGTTGTTGGCTTGGGTTTACTTCGCTCAAAGGCTAAGGCTTCAAACCGAGTGACTACTGGCATGGTTGTGATTAAATGAGTTTAGGTGATATGAAGTGGTAGATAAAACAAAGCGCAGCGATTGCTGCGCTTTGTAGAACTGTCGAAGTTTAGTTAACTCGACGCACTTGGATGATCATTCCCATTAGAGGGTTGTCTAAGTAGTGCGTTTCGCTGCTTTTCATGCGGCGTTTTTGATCCAATCGGTAGCTCT from Vibrio parahaemolyticus encodes the following:
- a CDS encoding GNAT family N-acetyltransferase, translating into MSPDFEIITPRLALRLIPADDAHSLQRLLSQSPSLHTWLDWCDAEVSLKDAQDFLLATRLNWVKTEAFGFGIYDRDSNTLLGMAAVNELYHTFNMASIGYWVADRYQRQGYAQEAIKALAEFCFAKLSLTRIEIVCDPDNNASQALIESVGAKKEAIARNRFIFHGKPKDGVVYSLLPTDLL